The genomic segment CATCAGCATGACGACGAGCAGCGGCTTCTCCACGTCGAGCGCGGCGGCCTGGCGCCCGAGGTCGTCGGCCAGGCCCTCGAGTTCCGCGCGCGGGATCATCGGGAGCGGGAACTTGCGCCGGGAATCGAGCCAGGCGCGGAGCTGGCGTTCGACGCCGTGCAGGAGCGGCGCGAGCGTCCGCAGGAGCGGCTGTGGTGCCGGTGCTTCAGGGACCGGGACCGGCGCGGCGGCGAGGTGCGGTGCGTCACTCATGCGATCGGCGGCTCCGGCGGCACGGGTGTTTGGGGCGGTGGCGGTCCGGGCGCGGGTGTCTGCGCTTGCTTCACCTTTGCGGCGACCCGGTCCTCCATCTGGCGGATGGCGTCCGGCACGCGGCGGAGGATCTGGTGCAGTTTCTCGAACGACGTGCCACCCGTCGAGGGCCATTCCGTGAGCCACTGGGCGAGCGGCGCGCTGAGCGAGGAGGTGACGAGCGCCTCGCGGTGCGACCGGACCCGGTGCCGCGCCCCCTCGGCCACGCCCCGCGTCGCGAGTTCGGCGAACTGGTGCGTGGCCGAGACGCCCACCGGGACGAGCAGCAGCAGCCACCCGGGCGGCCAGGTGAAGTACACCACGCCCCCGATGACGGTGAGGTCCAGAACGAACTTGCCGCCCTGGAGCGTGTAGAGCAGGGCGTGGTTGTTCGCCAGACCCGCCACGAGCGCCCGCCCGGCGTCCTCCAGGTCTTCGGACTCCTTGAGTTCGAAGGTGCGGAACTCGGTCGCGAACCGGTCACGGGCCTGCGGGCCGAGTTCCGAATCGAACCGGATCGCGATCTGCTTCCAGAGCGAATGCGTCCCGGCGCGGCGCAGGGACTCGGCGTGGAGCGCGTCCAACCACCCCTTGAGGGAGTCGTGCAGAACGGCTTGCTCGGACAGGTTCAGCACGTCCGGCCGGACCACGAGGCCGAACACGTAGTCCCGCGTCCACCGGTACGGCGCGCGGAGCGCCCAGAACACGCCGCTGACGAGCCGGCCCGCGCCCGGCAGCTCGAGCAGGTCGGTCAGTTGGTCGCGGAAGCGGTCGAAGCGGCGGAACTGTTCGCCGGAGAGGAACTGGCGCCGGTACCGGTCCTCGAAGGCCACCCGGCCCGATTGCACCGTGGCCCTCCAGGCGTCGAGTTCGGCGAGGTCGGTTCGCGCGACTTCGAGCAGGCCGGCGCCGGCCGTACTCAGGTATTTGACGGCGTTGGTGACGGTCCGAACGCGGGCCGCCTCGTCCGTTTCGCACTGCACGAGGATCTGGTTCAGGAGCGGGACGCGGTACTTCGCCCCGGCCCCGGCCGGGTCCGTTCGCTCCGCCATCGTCATTTGCGGCAGCGCGACCACCGGCACCGCCGGCGTGTCGCCGCTCGGCAGTTTCGGCAGCCGCCCCAGGATTTCCTGACGGAAGTGCTCGATGAACGCCGGCGCGTCCGCCGGCCGCATCTTGGTGAGTGCGACGACCACCGCTTTGCCGGCCCGCACCAGCAGGTGGAGGAACTGCGTCGGCACCTCGTCGTTGTACCGCTCGTCCGACGCCACGTAGACGATCACGTCGGCGAGCGCCGCCACTTCCATCAGGCGCCCCACGTAGCCCTCGGAGGCCCAGGTGGTCATGTCGGGGCAGTCCCAGATGACGAACCCGGCGAGCGGGTGCGCCGGCCCGCCGGTCGCTTCCAGGCGCTTCACCTGGTACACGTCCTCGTCGGTGTCGGCCGGCGTGTCGGCGGTGAGCCGGTGCATCGGACTGAGGAACCCGATGTAGCTGGGCCACGAGAAGGCGGGGCCGGGCGGGAGGAACGCGGTCGGGTGGCGCGTGAACCCGGCCTGCGGGTTCGCCTCGGCGACCTTGGCGCCCGCGAGGAAGTTGACGACGGTACTTTTCCCCGCCCCGGCCCCACCAACGACGGCGATGTGCAGCGGCCGCGTCGGCTGGCCCTCAAGGAACGGGCCGATCACGTTTCGCGCGAGGGCGGACGCGAGCCGCAGTGTGCCGGCGTGCGCGGCGAGGTCCGGCTGCCGGCGGCAGTGGTCTTCGAGCCAGCGCAGGTCGTCCGCGAGTTGCCCGACGGCCGATCGGTGTTCGGTCGGTTGCATGGGGCCATTATCGGGGTGCGCGCCAAGAAAGGAAGGCGGTGTGACGGGCCGCCGAGTGGACGAAACGAACGGAACGGGCGAGCGGCGCGGCGTGAGCCCGCCGGTGCTTCACAACTCAAAGCGCCGCCGACTTCACTCAAATCACGATGCCACACACCACGAATGGCGAAGGTGTTTCGAGTCGTGTAGCACCGGCGGGCTCACGCCGCGCCGCTCGCGAGCGTCCTAACTCCGAAACGCGCTCTTCACATTTCGATCCGGTTTCCGGTCGAGTGCGAACGTTTCCAACGGCACACAGGTCGGCGCGCCCGTCAGAAGTTCGGTGACCGCCTGAGCGGTACCGATCGAGAGCTGCACGCCGGCGCGAAAGTGCCCGGCCGCGACGAAGACGTTGT from the Frigoriglobus tundricola genome contains:
- a CDS encoding GTPase yields the protein MQPTEHRSAVGQLADDLRWLEDHCRRQPDLAAHAGTLRLASALARNVIGPFLEGQPTRPLHIAVVGGAGAGKSTVVNFLAGAKVAEANPQAGFTRHPTAFLPPGPAFSWPSYIGFLSPMHRLTADTPADTDEDVYQVKRLEATGGPAHPLAGFVIWDCPDMTTWASEGYVGRLMEVAALADVIVYVASDERYNDEVPTQFLHLLVRAGKAVVVALTKMRPADAPAFIEHFRQEILGRLPKLPSGDTPAVPVVALPQMTMAERTDPAGAGAKYRVPLLNQILVQCETDEAARVRTVTNAVKYLSTAGAGLLEVARTDLAELDAWRATVQSGRVAFEDRYRRQFLSGEQFRRFDRFRDQLTDLLELPGAGRLVSGVFWALRAPYRWTRDYVFGLVVRPDVLNLSEQAVLHDSLKGWLDALHAESLRRAGTHSLWKQIAIRFDSELGPQARDRFATEFRTFELKESEDLEDAGRALVAGLANNHALLYTLQGGKFVLDLTVIGGVVYFTWPPGWLLLLVPVGVSATHQFAELATRGVAEGARHRVRSHREALVTSSLSAPLAQWLTEWPSTGGTSFEKLHQILRRVPDAIRQMEDRVAAKVKQAQTPAPGPPPPQTPVPPEPPIA